A window of the Egibacter rhizosphaerae genome harbors these coding sequences:
- a CDS encoding RNA polymerase sigma factor has product MTDATDTEGLLRALAPRALGALTRRYGDFAAAEDALQEALVAATTTWPREGRPANPLGWLIRVASRRLLDHHRSEGRRRRREAQAAAWALADPPTVPGHDDTLDLMLRCCHPALTPGAAIPLTLRAIGGLTTREIATAFGMPEATMAQRISRAKAKVRASATPFALPEADDRTERLRSVRHVLYLMFNEGYASHSGPDLIRVDLSAEAIRLTRMLSAAVPEDPESAGLLALMLLTDARRPARTGPDGELIPLAEQDRERWDRASIADGIGILDQALGRRQIGEYQLQAAIAAAHSRAPSHEATDWAEISSLYRLLEQLTGNPVVSLNRAVAVAMTDGPTAALEVLDHIESDLGDHHRFHAVRAHLLELAGDAAAALRAYDTAAARATNPRERQYLVTRAAGLAPEQPPTDEQPTA; this is encoded by the coding sequence GTGACCGACGCGACCGACACCGAGGGCCTGCTGCGCGCGCTCGCGCCGCGGGCCCTCGGGGCACTCACGCGGCGGTACGGTGACTTCGCCGCGGCGGAGGACGCCCTCCAGGAGGCGTTGGTGGCGGCAACCACCACGTGGCCACGTGAGGGACGCCCGGCGAACCCGCTGGGCTGGCTGATCCGTGTCGCCTCCCGTCGGCTGCTCGACCACCACCGCAGCGAGGGCCGCCGACGCCGACGCGAGGCACAGGCCGCCGCATGGGCGCTGGCCGATCCACCGACCGTCCCCGGCCACGACGACACCCTCGACCTCATGCTGCGGTGCTGTCACCCGGCGCTGACGCCGGGCGCGGCCATCCCCCTCACGCTGCGTGCGATCGGCGGGCTCACCACGCGTGAGATCGCGACGGCCTTCGGCATGCCGGAAGCCACGATGGCGCAGCGCATCAGTCGGGCCAAGGCCAAGGTGCGCGCCTCGGCGACCCCGTTCGCGCTACCCGAAGCCGACGACCGCACCGAGCGCCTGCGCTCGGTGCGGCACGTGCTCTACCTCATGTTCAACGAGGGCTACGCGAGCCACTCCGGGCCCGACCTCATCCGCGTCGACCTCTCGGCAGAGGCCATCCGGCTCACGCGCATGCTGTCGGCGGCCGTTCCCGAGGACCCGGAGTCAGCGGGCCTGCTCGCCCTCATGCTGCTGACGGATGCCCGCCGGCCCGCCCGCACCGGACCCGACGGCGAACTGATCCCCCTGGCGGAGCAGGACCGGGAGCGTTGGGACCGAGCCTCGATCGCCGACGGGATCGGGATACTCGACCAGGCGTTGGGACGCCGTCAGATCGGGGAGTACCAGCTCCAGGCCGCCATCGCTGCGGCCCACAGCCGGGCGCCGAGTCACGAGGCCACCGACTGGGCCGAGATCTCCTCGCTGTACCGCCTGCTCGAGCAGCTGACCGGGAACCCGGTCGTCAGCCTCAACCGCGCGGTCGCGGTCGCGATGACCGACGGCCCGACCGCTGCGCTGGAGGTGCTCGACCACATCGAGTCCGACCTCGGCGACCACCACCGCTTCCACGCCGTGCGTGCGCACCTGCTCGAGCTGGCCGGGGACGCGGCGGCCGCGCTCCGGGCCTACGACACCGCGGCCGCCCGCGCGACCAATCCGCGTGAGCGGCAGTACCTGGTGACCCGGGCAGCCGGCCTCGCCCCGGAACAGCCGCCTACTGACGAGCAGCCGACCGCCTGA
- a CDS encoding TetR/AcrR family transcriptional regulator, producing the protein MAKTGLRERKRLAAMRRIQETAFELFERDGYDAVTIEQIADQAEVSPSSVYRYFGTKERVVLWDEYDPPAFERFAAELREHPPLEAMRLAIDLVGAQFLGPDRARVERTTRLAFEEPAVTAAMRQELDAAAEAIAELVADARAMHRDDLAVQVFARAVVAAIEAALRTWHAGGFEASLVDLLHDALGALEGGLDLR; encoded by the coding sequence ATGGCGAAGACGGGATTGCGGGAGCGAAAGCGGCTCGCGGCGATGCGTCGGATCCAGGAGACCGCGTTCGAGCTGTTCGAGCGTGACGGCTACGACGCGGTGACCATCGAGCAGATCGCCGACCAGGCCGAAGTGTCGCCGAGCTCGGTCTATCGCTACTTCGGCACGAAGGAGCGGGTCGTCCTCTGGGACGAGTACGACCCGCCCGCCTTCGAGCGCTTCGCCGCCGAGCTCCGCGAGCATCCCCCGCTCGAGGCGATGCGTCTGGCGATCGATCTCGTGGGCGCGCAGTTCCTCGGACCGGATCGCGCCCGGGTGGAGCGCACCACGCGGCTCGCGTTCGAGGAGCCGGCGGTCACCGCGGCGATGCGCCAGGAGCTCGACGCGGCGGCGGAGGCGATCGCGGAGCTCGTGGCCGACGCGCGCGCGATGCACCGCGACGACCTCGCCGTCCAGGTGTTCGCACGGGCCGTGGTCGCGGCGATCGAAGCCGCACTGCGGACGTGGCACGCGGGCGGCTTCGAGGCCTCGCTCGTCGACCTGCTGCACGACGCGCTCGGAGCGCTCGAGGGTGGCCTCGACCTCCGCTGA
- a CDS encoding TetR/AcrR family transcriptional regulator — MEEAVRIADAEGLDAVSMRAVAKALDVGTMSLYRHVPGKDELLALMVDRVVGEAPRVGERPGGWRAKLEAYAWAEWQLAHAHPWVLAVPATYARPVAGPNMLAAYESVLHAADETGLPPRDVVRLVAAVGFLADGAARASVDSALAARRTGITNEEWWGAQEAVIGEVFDPERYPTFAALDEAGAFGSPDTDQYEDPIDYEGAFASALDALLDGVEARVQRR, encoded by the coding sequence GTGGAAGAGGCGGTGCGGATCGCCGATGCCGAGGGGCTCGACGCCGTCTCGATGCGTGCTGTCGCGAAGGCGCTCGACGTCGGGACGATGTCGCTCTACCGTCACGTCCCGGGCAAGGATGAGCTGCTCGCGCTGATGGTCGACCGCGTGGTCGGCGAGGCACCCCGAGTCGGTGAACGGCCCGGCGGGTGGCGGGCGAAGCTCGAGGCCTATGCATGGGCGGAGTGGCAGCTCGCGCACGCCCACCCGTGGGTTCTCGCGGTGCCGGCCACCTACGCGCGGCCGGTCGCGGGCCCCAACATGCTCGCCGCGTACGAGTCCGTGCTGCACGCCGCCGACGAGACAGGGCTCCCACCCCGGGACGTCGTGCGGCTGGTGGCCGCCGTGGGCTTTCTCGCTGACGGGGCCGCCCGCGCGTCGGTCGACAGCGCGCTCGCCGCGCGCCGTACCGGGATCACGAACGAAGAGTGGTGGGGCGCGCAGGAAGCAGTTATCGGAGAGGTCTTCGACCCGGAGCGATACCCCACCTTCGCGGCCCTTGACGAGGCAGGTGCCTTCGGGTCACCGGACACGGACCAGTACGAGGACCCGATCGACTACGAGGGTGCCTTCGCGAGCGCGCTCGACGCGCTGCTCGACGGGGTCGAGGCGCGGGTGCAGAGGCGCTGA
- a CDS encoding YciI family protein: MRFMLMQYYAPIDGVPPMTEWAQEDIKAHIAFQQGFNAELTELGELVDAQGLAAPELATFVVSDGASAPVITDGPFPESKELLAGFRIVDVDSQERAIEIAARSSAAPGPNGAPIRQPIEVREVMGAPPDDLTA; this comes from the coding sequence ATGCGGTTCATGCTGATGCAGTACTACGCGCCCATCGATGGCGTGCCGCCGATGACGGAGTGGGCTCAGGAGGACATCAAGGCGCACATCGCCTTCCAACAGGGGTTCAACGCAGAGCTCACCGAGCTCGGCGAGCTGGTCGATGCACAAGGGCTCGCCGCCCCCGAGCTCGCGACGTTCGTCGTCTCCGACGGCGCCAGCGCGCCGGTGATCACCGACGGGCCGTTCCCCGAGTCCAAGGAGCTGCTCGCGGGCTTCCGAATCGTCGACGTCGACTCACAGGAGCGGGCCATCGAGATCGCCGCGCGCTCCTCGGCCGCCCCCGGCCCGAACGGCGCGCCAATCCGCCAGCCCATCGAGGTGCGCGAGGTCATGGGTGCACCGCCCGACGACCTGACCGCCTGA
- a CDS encoding ATP-binding cassette domain-containing protein — protein MVAPPGPGPTTPCAVRAQGLVKRYGTTTALDGLDLAVESGTVHGLLGPNGAGKTTVVRVLATLLRAEAGTAQVAGFDVHREPARVRARIGLTGQFAAVDQLLTGRENLALFGRLLHLGRRDARRRADELLAQFDLTDAADRPVREYSGGMGRRLDLAASLILDPDVLFLDEPTTGLDPRSRAAVWEAVRALAGAGTTVLLTTQYLEEADRLADRVSVIDRGLVIAEGPVDDLKQRTGAERLELVLSADDDPELAQRILERVGTTDPHYEPASRRLYVPVADGVAALVTAARDLHSAGVTPEDLGIRRPTLDDVFLQLTGHATTSAADEEVPA, from the coding sequence ATGGTCGCACCCCCTGGTCCTGGACCCACGACCCCCTGCGCGGTCCGCGCGCAGGGGCTGGTCAAGCGTTACGGCACCACCACGGCCCTCGACGGTCTCGACCTCGCCGTCGAGTCCGGGACCGTGCACGGCCTGCTGGGCCCCAACGGCGCCGGTAAGACAACGGTGGTGCGCGTGCTCGCGACGCTGCTTCGAGCCGAGGCGGGGACGGCACAGGTCGCTGGTTTCGATGTTCACCGCGAGCCGGCGCGGGTCCGCGCGCGGATCGGCCTCACCGGACAATTCGCGGCGGTGGACCAGCTGCTCACCGGCCGGGAGAACCTCGCGCTGTTCGGACGGCTGCTGCACCTCGGGCGGCGGGACGCGCGGCGTCGCGCCGACGAGCTGCTCGCCCAGTTCGACCTCACCGACGCGGCCGACCGTCCGGTCCGCGAGTACTCGGGGGGCATGGGCCGCCGCCTCGACCTGGCGGCGAGCCTGATCCTCGACCCCGACGTCCTGTTCCTCGACGAACCGACCACCGGCCTCGACCCACGGAGCCGCGCAGCGGTGTGGGAGGCGGTGCGCGCGCTGGCCGGCGCTGGCACGACGGTCCTGCTCACCACGCAATACCTGGAGGAGGCCGACCGGCTCGCCGACCGCGTCTCGGTGATCGATCGCGGTCTGGTCATCGCCGAGGGCCCGGTCGATGATCTCAAGCAGCGCACAGGAGCCGAGCGGCTCGAACTCGTGCTGAGCGCCGACGACGATCCCGAGCTCGCCCAACGGATCCTCGAACGCGTTGGCACGACGGATCCGCACTACGAGCCAGCGAGCCGCCGCCTGTACGTCCCGGTCGCGGACGGCGTCGCGGCGCTCGTCACCGCCGCCCGAGACCTCCACTCCGCCGGCGTGACCCCCGAGGACCTCGGGATACGCCGACCCAC